In Bacillus sp. NP247, one DNA window encodes the following:
- a CDS encoding prolipoprotein diacylglyceryl transferase family protein, whose product MMEWMVRLQPVSLIIGSLFGFILMKLKMKYQNVPYEKMMDAVTNGFLIVVFVWKFAPAILNPVWAFGSPLQALLAVGSIQHIIVGCVIASIYIVLKSKKEQFSLRILLDTLPFGLCVGIIFYFLFHQEVGIQTTLPWGMKIYESKFLYHPIFMYEIILALGIIGSLWIKSERLGSGKNISFFLIFEGIVHIIISLINEQNSVLFGLSIQQILSFFVISLGILLVPKK is encoded by the coding sequence GTGATGGAGTGGATGGTGAGGTTACAACCAGTATCGCTTATAATAGGAAGTCTATTTGGGTTTATTTTGATGAAACTCAAAATGAAGTATCAAAATGTACCATATGAAAAAATGATGGATGCAGTAACGAATGGTTTTCTTATCGTTGTATTTGTATGGAAATTTGCACCGGCAATTTTAAATCCAGTATGGGCTTTTGGATCGCCATTGCAAGCATTATTAGCTGTAGGAAGTATTCAGCATATTATAGTAGGTTGCGTAATTGCTAGTATATACATTGTTTTGAAAAGTAAAAAGGAGCAATTTTCTCTTCGGATTTTACTTGATACATTACCTTTTGGATTGTGTGTGGGTATTATCTTTTATTTTCTATTCCATCAAGAAGTAGGTATACAAACGACACTCCCATGGGGGATGAAAATATATGAATCAAAATTTTTGTATCATCCTATTTTCATGTATGAGATTATACTCGCACTGGGTATAATTGGTTCGTTATGGATTAAAAGTGAAAGATTAGGAAGTGGAAAGAATATAAGCTTCTTTTTAATTTTCGAGGGAATTGTTCATATCATTATTTCACTTATTAATGAACAAAATTCAGTTCTATTTGGTCTTTCAATACAGCAAATACTCAGTTTTTTTGTTATTAGTTTAGGGATTTTGTTAGTACCAAAAAAATAA
- a CDS encoding TlpA disulfide reductase family protein, with translation MKKLIAIILAGALIWAGVNFYNTKKEEKERKAKQAELQEKEVLPQVGFKAPNITLKGLDGKLYSLNDAKGKPYIINFWASWCGPCEMEAPDLVRLYDTYKKDVEIFAVNATIGDPVQEASAFADRHGFKFPVLLDMDGVAGIDYKVFSLPTTFFVNKDGIIVDQARGVLPPDQLEEKFKKIIEN, from the coding sequence GTGAAGAAACTAATTGCTATTATACTGGCCGGGGCATTAATTTGGGCAGGGGTTAATTTTTATAATACAAAGAAAGAAGAAAAAGAAAGAAAAGCGAAACAAGCGGAGTTACAAGAGAAAGAAGTATTACCACAAGTGGGATTTAAAGCACCAAACATAACATTAAAAGGATTAGATGGGAAGCTGTATTCGTTAAATGATGCAAAGGGAAAACCATATATTATTAATTTTTGGGCATCATGGTGTGGCCCATGTGAAATGGAGGCTCCTGATTTAGTTCGTTTGTATGATACATATAAAAAGGATGTTGAAATCTTTGCGGTAAATGCAACAATTGGGGATCCAGTACAAGAAGCAAGCGCATTTGCAGATCGTCACGGATTTAAATTTCCTGTTCTATTAGATATGGATGGAGTAGCTGGAATAGATTATAAAGTATTCTCTTTACCAACGACATTTTTTGTTAATAAAGATGGTATTATAGTAGATCAAGCACGAGGGGTATTACCTCCAGATCAATTAGAAGAGAAGTTTAAGAAAATAATTGAGAATTAA